A stretch of the Thunnus thynnus chromosome 7, fThuThy2.1, whole genome shotgun sequence genome encodes the following:
- the thyn1 gene encoding thymocyte nuclear protein 1, whose amino-acid sequence MPPKKNARGSKSTVNSAKDDDGETVSAAKETVSRKRKAAASVESGNKKSKESSSPPQYCHWLMKSEPESRFENGIDMKFGIEDLKALPNQTSCWDGVRNYQARNFMRQMKEGQLAFFYHSNCKEPGVAGIMKIVKEAYVDHTQFDKKDAHFDATSKPDNPKWSMVDVHYQRMMNRYIPLSELKKYHLQHRAKGGPLKDMALFTRARLSVQPLTSEEFDFVMSLEDKKPL is encoded by the exons ATGCCTCCAAAGAAAAACGCCAGAGGGAGTAAAAGCACAGTAAATTCAG ccaaaGATGACGACggtgaaacagtctctgctGCTAAGGAAACAGTCAGCAGGAAGAGAAAAGCTGCAGCTTCTGTTGAGTCTGGAAATAAGAAAAGCAAAGAATCATCTAGTCCCCCACAGTACTGTCACTGGCTGATGAAGTCTGAGCCTGAGAGCCGCTTTGAGAATGGGATCGATATGAAG TTTGGGATCGAGGATCTGAAGGCTTTGCCTAATCAGACCAGCTGCTGGGACGGCGTCCGCAATTATCAG GCACGAAACTTCATGAGGCAGATGAAAGAAGGGCAGTTGGCTTTCTTTTATCACAGCAACTGCAAGGAACCAGGGGTAGCAGGAATCATGAAA ATTGTGAAGGAAGCATATGTGGACCACACCCAGTTTGACAAGAAAGACGCCCATTTTGATGCAACCAGCAAACCAGACAACCCCAAGTGGAGCATG gtcGATGTCCATTATCAAAGAATGATGAATCGTTATATTCCTCTGTCTGAGCTGAAAAAGTACCACCTGCAGCATCGTGCTAAAGGAGGGCCTTTAAAGGACATGGCGCTCTTTACAAGGGCCCGGCTGTCTGTGCAGCCACTCACCAGTG aggAGTTTGACTTTGTCATGAGTTTGGAGGACAAAAAGCCACTGTGA